A single region of the bacterium genome encodes:
- a CDS encoding type B 50S ribosomal protein L31 translates to MKPDIHPEYRMVVFQDTSAGTSFLTRSTIDTTESVVWEDGNEYPLAKVGISSASHPFFTGQMTIVDTAGRVERFERRYGHRKRSSKES, encoded by the coding sequence ATGAAGCCCGACATTCATCCCGAGTACCGCATGGTGGTGTTTCAGGACACCTCCGCGGGCACGTCCTTTCTCACCCGGTCCACCATCGACACCACCGAGTCGGTGGTATGGGAGGACGGCAACGAGTACCCCCTGGCCAAAGTGGGAATCTCCAGCGCCAGCCACCCGTTCTTCACCGGTCAGATGACCATCGTGGACACCGCTGGTCGGGTGGAGCGCTTCGAGCGTCGCTACGGCCATCGCAAGCGGTCGTCCAAAGAGAGCTGA
- the rho gene encoding transcription termination factor Rho: protein MSVETTELSRSKLQRKDRAQLQIIARAMGGRPEPKARKADIVDMILDLAGIGADGDGQAAADSAGNGAAPAQAESPEESKEEQGEEAAPEGESPEVQQDEAQQDEAQQDDALEARQDASVEESGEEEKTDRSRSDQDREDRGDGDRSRQGRDRQDRSRQEGDRQDRSRQGRDRQDRPRQDRDRQDRPRQQEDQPEIGNRRRRRRGRNDRDRPDEPWEGDPIAISGHLDLRDDGYGFLRIKGFQPSKEDAYVSVKQVRQFGLRKGDFLAGGCRPATRNEKNPALLHIDSVNGLPPESVKQRPKFEDLTPLFPDEKLRLERDDDPTNMTCRIIDLLSPIGKGQRGLIVSPPKAGKTTIMKEIARSIELNNPEVHLLVLLVDERPEEVTDMRRWLLRGEVAASTFDRPAEEHTHVAEMTIERAKRLVERGDDVVIVLDGITRLSRAYNLAAPATGRIMSGGIDTGALYPPKKFFGAARNVEEGGSLTILATALVETGSRMDEVIFEEFKGTGNMELRLDRHIAERRIYPAINVDASSTRHEELLFERRQLQQVWKLRRVLNGLSSDGNGGGAAGLELLMDRLRTFPNNTAFLEEVAKGPAGV from the coding sequence GTGAGCGTAGAGACCACTGAGCTGTCTCGGTCGAAACTTCAGCGCAAAGACCGGGCGCAGCTTCAGATCATCGCAAGGGCCATGGGCGGACGCCCTGAGCCCAAGGCCCGCAAAGCAGACATCGTGGACATGATCCTCGATCTCGCTGGCATAGGCGCCGACGGCGACGGCCAGGCCGCAGCCGATTCCGCTGGCAATGGGGCCGCCCCCGCTCAGGCGGAGTCCCCTGAGGAATCAAAAGAAGAGCAGGGCGAAGAGGCCGCTCCTGAGGGTGAGTCGCCCGAGGTCCAGCAGGACGAGGCCCAGCAGGATGAGGCCCAGCAGGACGACGCTCTCGAGGCGCGGCAGGATGCCTCGGTCGAGGAATCCGGAGAGGAAGAGAAGACGGACCGCAGCCGCTCCGACCAAGACCGTGAAGATCGCGGTGATGGGGACCGCTCCCGCCAGGGTCGGGATCGCCAAGACCGCTCCCGCCAAGAGGGGGATCGCCAAGACCGCTCCCGCCAGGGTCGGGATCGCCAAGACCGTCCCCGCCAGGATCGGGATCGCCAAGACCGTCCCCGCCAGCAGGAAGACCAGCCCGAGATCGGAAACCGTCGCCGTCGCCGTCGGGGCCGCAATGACAGGGATCGGCCCGACGAGCCCTGGGAGGGCGATCCCATCGCCATCTCCGGCCACTTGGACCTGAGAGACGACGGCTATGGCTTCTTGCGGATAAAGGGCTTTCAGCCGAGCAAAGAAGATGCCTACGTATCGGTCAAGCAGGTCCGCCAATTCGGGTTGCGCAAGGGCGACTTCCTCGCCGGGGGCTGCCGCCCAGCCACCCGGAATGAGAAGAACCCTGCCCTCTTGCACATCGACAGCGTCAACGGGCTGCCCCCCGAGTCGGTAAAGCAGCGACCCAAGTTCGAAGACCTGACCCCGCTGTTCCCCGACGAGAAGCTCCGGCTGGAGCGCGACGACGATCCGACCAACATGACCTGCCGCATCATCGATCTCTTGTCGCCCATCGGCAAAGGACAGCGCGGCCTGATCGTGTCACCACCCAAAGCGGGCAAGACCACGATCATGAAGGAGATCGCTCGATCCATCGAGTTGAACAACCCCGAGGTGCATCTCCTGGTGCTACTAGTGGACGAGCGCCCTGAAGAGGTAACCGACATGCGGCGCTGGCTGCTGCGGGGCGAGGTGGCGGCATCCACCTTCGACCGCCCGGCCGAAGAGCACACCCACGTGGCCGAGATGACCATCGAGCGGGCCAAGCGCTTGGTGGAGCGGGGCGATGATGTGGTAATCGTCCTCGACGGCATCACCCGCCTGTCGAGGGCCTACAACTTGGCTGCACCGGCCACCGGGCGCATTATGTCCGGCGGCATCGACACCGGCGCTCTGTATCCCCCCAAGAAGTTCTTCGGCGCGGCCCGCAACGTGGAGGAGGGCGGCTCGCTCACCATCCTGGCTACCGCGCTGGTGGAAACCGGATCCCGGATGGACGAGGTGATCTTCGAGGAATTCAAGGGCACCGGCAATATGGAGCTGCGCTTGGACCGGCACATCGCCGAGCGGCGCATCTATCCGGCCATCAATGTGGACGCCTCCTCCACTCGTCACGAGGAATTGCTCTTCGAGCGCCGTCAGCTCCAGCAGGTCTGGAAGCTGCGCCGGGTGCTCAACGGCCTCTCGAGCGACGGCAACGGGGGCGGGGCGGCCGGATTGGAGCTGCTGATGGATCGACTGCGCACATTCCCCAACAACACCGCATTCCTGGAGGAAGTGGCAAAAGGCCCCGCCGGGGTGTGA
- the apgM gene encoding 2,3-bisphosphoglycerate-independent phosphoglycerate mutase: MCSRPAVLSDRARDSFIVKYVVCIPDGCSDLPVPDLDGATPLEAAHTPVLDALAARGQVGLAQVIPPGMPPGSDVGNMSIFGYDPTRYHTGRSPIEAAALGLTLSPDQVAYRCNLVTVTDDGIMADFSGGHPDSARAAEVIAALDAELGGEVSFHAGVQYRHTMIAPAEWADATCTPPHELSDLPVVGPQGPAGPKLAALEEASRSVVPRFGLKANRIWLWGQGFQPEMPSFREMHGVEAGMVSAVDLVRGIGALTGMTVANVPGATAWYDTNYEGKRDAALAGLADGADLYAIHVEASDEAGHEGNVVEKVRCLENWDRRILAGLIDALDQMGPWRLLLLPDHATPLTTRSHIDDPVPYLIVDSEVDGPGGVYTEQGAASAEVVPGHQLMAKLLA; this comes from the coding sequence GTGTGTAGCCGGCCTGCGGTGCTGTCGGACAGAGCAAGAGACTCATTCATCGTGAAGTACGTGGTGTGCATACCCGACGGGTGTTCTGATCTGCCGGTGCCTGATCTTGACGGGGCCACGCCGTTGGAGGCGGCTCACACCCCGGTGCTTGACGCCCTGGCTGCCCGGGGGCAGGTGGGATTGGCTCAAGTCATCCCTCCGGGAATGCCGCCGGGCAGCGATGTGGGCAACATGTCCATCTTCGGGTACGACCCCACCCGCTACCACACGGGCCGCTCGCCCATCGAAGCCGCCGCACTAGGCCTCACCCTCAGCCCCGACCAGGTGGCCTACCGCTGCAATCTGGTCACGGTGACCGACGACGGCATCATGGCCGATTTCTCCGGAGGCCACCCCGACTCGGCCCGGGCCGCCGAGGTCATCGCCGCACTAGACGCTGAGCTGGGGGGCGAGGTCAGCTTCCATGCCGGGGTGCAGTATCGCCACACGATGATTGCTCCGGCCGAATGGGCCGACGCGACCTGTACTCCGCCCCATGAGCTCTCCGATCTGCCGGTGGTCGGACCCCAGGGCCCGGCCGGTCCCAAGCTCGCCGCGCTGGAGGAGGCCTCCCGGTCGGTGGTGCCCAGATTCGGATTGAAGGCCAACCGGATCTGGCTGTGGGGACAGGGATTCCAGCCGGAAATGCCCTCCTTCCGGGAGATGCACGGTGTAGAGGCCGGAATGGTCAGCGCGGTCGACCTGGTGCGGGGGATCGGGGCGCTCACCGGCATGACGGTGGCCAATGTGCCGGGGGCCACCGCCTGGTACGACACCAACTACGAGGGCAAGCGAGATGCGGCTCTGGCCGGTTTGGCCGATGGCGCGGACCTGTATGCAATCCATGTGGAGGCCAGCGACGAGGCCGGGCACGAGGGCAATGTGGTCGAGAAGGTCAGATGCCTGGAGAACTGGGACCGGCGCATCCTGGCCGGCCTGATTGACGCCCTAGACCAAATGGGCCCGTGGCGGCTGCTGCTGTTGCCCGACCACGCCACGCCGCTGACCACCCGGAGCCACATCGACGATCCAGTTCCTTACCTGATTGTCGACTCAGAGGTCGATGGCCCCGGCGGTGTCTACACCGAACAGGGGGCGGCCTCAGCCGAGGTGGTACCCGGCCATCAGTTGATGGCCAAGCTTCTCGCATAG
- the thrC gene encoding threonine synthase, with product MQYISTRGRAPVLAFGDVLLAGLAADGGLYVPDRWPVLSPEALGGRPGRGDYADLAAEVMWPFVDGAYSRDRFDELVRDAYSAFNHPEIVPMVELGDGLWLMELFHGPTLAFKDIALQLVGRLFDEELARRSERVTIVGATSGDTGAAAIEAVRDRENIQIVILHPHGRVSEMQRRQMTTVDSANVHNVAIEGTFDDCQDLVKAMFGDADFRAEQRLSAVNSINWARVMAQTVYYVAAATRYGLERVSFSVPTGNFGNVLAGHVARQMGLPVDRFIVASNRNDILTQFFTTGSMAISEVHPTMSPSMDIQVSSNLERLLFELLDRDGIRTAELLEDFRATEEMRIDARISAELGQNWSGVRVDEGETAAAIAQLYRDTGMIVDPHTAVGLAAARRSRRDPDGATVVLATAHPAKFGDAVEAAIGTRPPLPPALAELAERPERCPRLPNDLNAVKAHVAQCSARAFG from the coding sequence ATGCAGTACATCAGCACCCGGGGCCGGGCCCCGGTTCTGGCATTCGGCGATGTGTTGTTGGCTGGCCTGGCGGCTGACGGGGGGCTGTATGTGCCCGACCGCTGGCCGGTCTTGTCGCCCGAGGCACTGGGGGGGCGACCCGGCCGGGGCGACTACGCCGATCTGGCCGCCGAGGTGATGTGGCCGTTTGTGGACGGGGCCTATTCCCGAGACCGGTTCGACGAGCTGGTGCGAGATGCCTACTCAGCATTCAACCACCCCGAAATTGTGCCAATGGTCGAGTTGGGCGACGGCCTGTGGCTCATGGAGCTGTTCCACGGCCCGACGCTGGCCTTCAAAGACATCGCCCTCCAACTGGTAGGACGCCTGTTCGACGAGGAGCTGGCTCGGCGGAGCGAGCGGGTGACCATCGTGGGGGCCACGTCGGGTGATACGGGGGCGGCAGCCATCGAGGCGGTACGCGACCGGGAGAACATCCAGATCGTGATCCTGCACCCCCATGGGCGGGTCTCCGAGATGCAGCGACGGCAGATGACCACCGTGGACAGCGCCAACGTCCACAACGTGGCCATCGAGGGTACGTTCGACGACTGCCAAGACCTGGTGAAGGCCATGTTCGGCGACGCCGATTTCCGGGCTGAGCAGCGACTCTCAGCGGTCAACTCCATCAACTGGGCCCGGGTCATGGCCCAAACCGTGTATTACGTGGCCGCTGCCACCCGGTATGGCTTGGAGCGGGTGTCGTTCTCGGTGCCCACCGGCAACTTCGGAAATGTGCTGGCCGGCCACGTCGCCCGTCAGATGGGCCTGCCGGTGGACCGCTTCATCGTGGCCAGCAACCGCAACGACATCTTGACGCAGTTCTTCACCACCGGCTCGATGGCCATTTCCGAGGTACACCCCACGATGTCGCCGAGCATGGACATCCAGGTGTCGTCCAACCTTGAGCGGCTGCTATTCGAGCTGTTGGACCGGGACGGGATTCGCACCGCCGAACTGCTGGAGGACTTCCGGGCCACCGAAGAGATGAGGATCGACGCCCGCATCTCCGCGGAGCTGGGCCAGAACTGGTCGGGTGTCCGAGTTGACGAAGGGGAAACCGCGGCCGCCATCGCCCAGCTCTATCGGGACACCGGTATGATCGTCGATCCCCACACCGCGGTGGGTCTGGCCGCCGCCCGCCGTTCTCGACGCGACCCCGACGGCGCCACGGTGGTGCTGGCCACCGCTCACCCGGCCAAATTCGGCGATGCGGTGGAGGCAGCCATCGGGACTCGCCCGCCGCTGCCTCCGGCGCTGGCCGAGTTGGCCGAGCGCCCGGAGCGCTGCCCGCGCCTGCCCAACGATCTGAACGCAGTGAAGGCCCATGTCGCCCAGTGCTCGGCACGGGCTTTCGGATAG
- a CDS encoding homoserine dehydrogenase, which translates to MVSDSSKTRIGVGVLGCGNVGSAFVGLLEEQRSAIAERTGMELNVVRVAVRSMSRDRDVVLADGVLTTDAASVVNDPEVDVVVELIGGIEPARELLAAALKLGKPVVTGNKELLANYGAELYAAADAAGVDLLFEAAVGGGIPLIRPLRESLAAEPLRRVMGVVNGTTNYILSQMTEHGTSYHDALADAQSLGFAERDPTADVEGFDAAAKASIIATVAFGARVLAGSVYREGISGISSADIAHAHRLGYVVKLLAITEQVGQVEGKPELAVRVHPAMVPVGHPLASVRDSFNAVFVEGDAVGELMLYGRGAGGRPTASAVLGDLIDAAGNRCRGTWTPIGDLGDAVVCSIDDLESEYYIIMEVLDRPGVLAAVAGVFGRHGVSIRSMEQEGLGDQARLVFITHEATERDVQATLGDLRDLDSVRGMPALLRVVGQG; encoded by the coding sequence ATGGTGAGCGACTCTTCCAAGACGCGAATCGGCGTAGGCGTGCTGGGGTGTGGAAACGTCGGCTCGGCGTTTGTCGGACTGCTTGAGGAGCAGCGGTCGGCGATCGCGGAGCGCACCGGAATGGAATTGAACGTGGTGCGGGTGGCAGTGCGAAGTATGTCGCGCGACCGCGACGTGGTCTTGGCCGATGGGGTGCTGACCACCGACGCCGCCTCGGTGGTGAACGATCCCGAAGTGGACGTGGTGGTGGAGCTGATCGGAGGCATCGAGCCCGCCCGTGAGCTGCTGGCCGCCGCGCTGAAGCTGGGCAAGCCGGTGGTCACCGGCAACAAGGAGCTGCTGGCCAACTATGGCGCCGAGCTGTATGCCGCCGCTGACGCCGCTGGAGTGGATCTGCTGTTCGAGGCCGCCGTCGGCGGTGGGATTCCCCTGATTCGCCCCCTCCGGGAGTCTTTGGCCGCAGAGCCATTGCGGCGGGTGATGGGCGTTGTCAACGGCACCACCAACTACATCTTGAGCCAGATGACCGAGCACGGCACCAGCTATCACGACGCCCTGGCCGACGCGCAGTCACTGGGATTCGCCGAGCGCGACCCCACTGCCGACGTGGAGGGGTTCGACGCCGCGGCCAAGGCATCCATCATCGCCACAGTGGCCTTCGGGGCCCGGGTACTGGCCGGCAGCGTGTACCGGGAGGGCATCTCCGGCATCAGCTCCGCCGATATCGCCCACGCCCACCGGCTTGGTTATGTGGTCAAGCTGCTGGCCATTACCGAGCAGGTTGGCCAGGTTGAGGGCAAGCCCGAGCTAGCCGTGCGGGTTCATCCGGCGATGGTGCCGGTCGGCCATCCGCTGGCCTCGGTGCGCGATTCGTTCAATGCGGTGTTCGTGGAGGGCGACGCGGTGGGAGAGCTGATGCTCTACGGCCGGGGCGCCGGCGGGCGGCCGACGGCCAGTGCGGTGCTGGGCGACCTCATCGACGCGGCCGGCAACCGGTGCCGGGGCACATGGACCCCGATCGGCGATTTGGGAGATGCGGTTGTCTGTTCCATCGACGACTTGGAGTCGGAGTACTACATCATCATGGAGGTGCTCGACCGGCCGGGCGTGCTGGCCGCAGTGGCCGGGGTATTCGGGCGCCATGGGGTGAGCATCCGCTCCATGGAGCAGGAGGGCTTGGGCGACCAGGCTCGACTGGTGTTCATCACCCACGAGGCCACCGAGCGAGATGTGCAGGCCACATTGGGCGACCTCCGCGATCTGGACTCTGTGCGGGGAATGCCTGCGCTGCTGAGGGTCGTCGGTCAGGGTTGA
- a CDS encoding WXG100 family type VII secretion target, whose protein sequence is MNTEEMDHLQQQFTAFAGQVEDLRTRLTATLEGTTWTGSRSERFRGAWHEQWSPSLGQLQEALIELATAVSLERQNTITALDSI, encoded by the coding sequence ATGAATACCGAGGAGATGGACCACCTCCAGCAGCAGTTCACCGCCTTCGCCGGCCAAGTGGAAGACCTCCGCACCCGCCTAACCGCCACCCTGGAGGGCACAACCTGGACGGGCAGTCGCTCCGAGCGGTTCCGGGGCGCCTGGCATGAGCAGTGGTCGCCCTCACTCGGACAGTTGCAGGAGGCGCTCATCGAACTGGCCACCGCGGTGAGCCTCGAACGCCAGAACACCATCACGGCCCTCGACTCGATCTGA
- a CDS encoding FtsK/SpoIIIE domain-containing protein has translation MRLLFEGPEGNQEVFVSGPPIATVGELAESLGLHEPCSGLWVGDQWFPADSRLDEAGIVDGTRVGVLPGREPDQPGWTLEVIGGLCSGERFPMAPEGLTVGRSPEADVTLSGIGLRPQHVRVERQDRQVLVLREKDPLAPEEVSKPFRLGNALVQVSESPDDRPNRLAVVLGRTASGRIAFNRPPRTPLPQQPDPLAAPSSEPTKSPRRAVFGWAALASPLLVGLLMAVLYSPYMALFALLSPLMMGASWVDGRRRDRSEHRRSQRRSQASLVEFQAAAQAAHAAEITRLRKLHPHLAEAVRRVRLPSVRLWERRPADEDFMSLVIAHGPQTFDPELAVDGPHIADGAAAALGELGPLPDIPIAVDLGPGRLLGLVGPRTVTTAVARGLLLQAAAWHGPADLAVLVAADEVTWPVWSWTAWLPHTAHPAIGSARLIANSRSAVAEMASELAEAWNHQGHAHWPQLLVVADGENLATGRGAPTRTLFQKSAGPAAAIVLAPSVDQLPATATVVIVARDSSGVVDVTQAAHVDPSALASGMSLRLARDTARKLARFEDPEQFGADSAIPDTTSLLELLELVGSQEEPMSTTLAEAVADRWRVGGPTDALATPIGADGHGPVLADLAADGPHALIGGTTGSGKSELLRTMVASLAATYSPEQVNFVLVDYKGGSAFDQCASLPHAVGLVTDLDDRLAERALRCLEAELRHREQVLRDRGATDLAHYRSRARTETGQPWPPLPRLVVIIDEFAALAAELPGFMDSLVNVAQRGRSLGTHLVLATQRPAGAVSANIRTNTALRIALRVLDAADSVDVLDSPKAATIGRHQPGRALARFGPGELVEFQCALVTGVTAAHRGPRVIPAPDGIPSLPPAPASDDEAPSDLARLAAAANLAWESWKGIPPRRPWPDPLPSMVSLDELAPEIPDTSAGVAFALADEPDRQRQYPLMWNPDQGNILFAGNPGSGTTTVLGSLAVALASRYQPSECHLYAVDSGSGQLAPLEDLPHCGAVVGPDERDRIRRLIRRLEDELDRRLGRGRSETGGEQPSLVVALIDNWGGLAKSLDTVADHALLASLERVWAEGPAVGVFLAAAVDQLSKASRSIQAATPQTFVFRLGDPALYRQWGVSVDDPATLSPGRGFAIPSGLEIQVAIPFGGLAAAVAALATAHPPAGGPPPVESLPTSVGPARLDQARLGGNPVYLPLGLSDDTLGPIGLTLYPGEHALILGPSRSGRSSALVLLAAAAAAVGGRVAALAQPGSPLADYPDIHVAARCLDDLLSAAVAAHFPTLVLIDDAETVDDPDGDLKALASDGRPGLHIVAAGRADRLRTAFGHWTSEIRFSRTGVLLQPTPLDGDLFTVQLPTRPTLPSLPGRGYLIQNGQPSIIQIARYGDHDDTP, from the coding sequence GTGCGTCTGCTCTTCGAGGGACCAGAGGGCAACCAAGAGGTATTCGTCTCTGGTCCGCCGATAGCCACTGTCGGAGAATTGGCCGAGTCCCTGGGGCTGCATGAGCCGTGTTCTGGGCTGTGGGTCGGCGACCAATGGTTTCCCGCTGACAGCCGCCTCGACGAAGCGGGGATCGTGGACGGCACCCGAGTGGGGGTGCTCCCCGGTCGAGAACCCGACCAGCCGGGATGGACGCTGGAGGTGATCGGCGGATTGTGCTCGGGTGAGCGATTCCCTATGGCCCCGGAGGGCTTGACGGTGGGTCGTTCCCCCGAAGCCGACGTGACCCTGTCGGGTATTGGACTGCGGCCCCAACATGTCCGGGTCGAACGGCAAGACAGGCAGGTTCTTGTTCTGCGGGAAAAGGACCCGCTGGCACCAGAAGAGGTCTCCAAGCCGTTCCGGCTGGGCAATGCCCTCGTCCAAGTATCCGAGTCGCCCGACGACCGGCCGAATCGACTGGCCGTCGTCTTGGGGCGCACCGCCTCGGGCCGCATTGCCTTCAACCGTCCTCCCCGAACGCCACTCCCCCAGCAGCCCGACCCCCTGGCTGCGCCATCCAGCGAGCCGACCAAATCGCCCCGGAGGGCGGTGTTCGGCTGGGCGGCCCTAGCCAGCCCACTGTTGGTCGGTTTGCTGATGGCTGTGCTCTACAGCCCCTATATGGCACTGTTCGCCCTGCTCAGTCCTTTGATGATGGGTGCGAGTTGGGTTGACGGCCGTCGCCGCGACCGCTCTGAGCACCGACGCTCCCAGCGAAGATCCCAAGCTTCGTTGGTCGAATTCCAAGCTGCGGCCCAAGCGGCTCATGCGGCGGAGATCACCCGTCTTCGCAAGTTGCATCCCCATCTCGCCGAAGCGGTCAGGCGGGTCCGCCTGCCCAGCGTGAGGCTATGGGAGCGCAGGCCGGCCGACGAAGACTTCATGTCGCTGGTCATCGCTCATGGTCCCCAGACTTTCGATCCCGAGTTGGCGGTCGATGGACCCCACATCGCCGATGGTGCTGCTGCTGCGCTCGGTGAGCTAGGTCCGCTGCCCGACATACCCATCGCCGTGGACCTGGGACCCGGCCGATTGCTCGGCTTGGTGGGGCCTCGCACTGTCACCACCGCCGTTGCCCGGGGGCTGCTCCTCCAGGCAGCCGCCTGGCATGGTCCTGCCGATCTCGCGGTCCTGGTGGCCGCCGACGAGGTGACCTGGCCCGTTTGGTCCTGGACCGCCTGGCTCCCCCATACCGCCCACCCCGCTATCGGCAGCGCCCGGTTGATCGCCAACAGCCGCTCGGCCGTCGCGGAGATGGCATCCGAACTTGCCGAAGCCTGGAACCATCAAGGCCACGCCCATTGGCCGCAACTGCTGGTGGTGGCTGACGGGGAGAACCTGGCCACCGGACGAGGCGCTCCGACGCGTACCCTGTTTCAGAAATCCGCCGGGCCGGCCGCAGCCATTGTGCTGGCTCCCAGCGTGGACCAACTCCCCGCTACCGCCACGGTCGTCATCGTGGCTCGCGATTCCTCCGGCGTTGTCGATGTGACTCAGGCCGCCCATGTTGACCCCTCGGCGCTGGCCTCCGGGATGAGCTTGAGGCTGGCCCGCGATACGGCCCGGAAGCTGGCCCGCTTTGAGGATCCCGAGCAGTTCGGCGCCGACTCCGCCATCCCCGACACCACCTCGCTCCTGGAATTGCTCGAACTTGTGGGCAGCCAAGAGGAGCCGATGTCGACAACTTTGGCTGAGGCTGTTGCCGATCGCTGGCGGGTCGGCGGCCCCACCGACGCCCTGGCCACCCCCATCGGCGCCGATGGGCACGGTCCAGTGCTGGCCGACCTGGCCGCTGACGGGCCCCACGCCCTTATCGGCGGAACCACCGGGTCGGGCAAGAGCGAGCTCTTGCGAACGATGGTGGCCTCTTTGGCCGCCACCTACTCGCCAGAGCAGGTGAATTTCGTCCTGGTGGACTACAAGGGCGGCAGCGCCTTCGACCAATGCGCCTCTTTGCCTCATGCAGTCGGGTTGGTGACTGATCTTGACGACCGCTTGGCCGAGCGGGCTCTGCGGTGTCTGGAGGCCGAACTCCGCCACCGAGAACAAGTGCTCCGGGATCGGGGAGCCACCGATTTGGCCCACTATCGGTCCCGGGCCAGGACGGAGACAGGTCAGCCTTGGCCGCCACTGCCCCGGCTGGTGGTGATCATCGACGAGTTTGCCGCCCTGGCCGCGGAGCTGCCCGGATTCATGGACTCGCTGGTAAATGTGGCCCAGCGGGGACGCAGCCTGGGCACGCACCTCGTGCTGGCCACCCAGCGCCCCGCCGGGGCGGTCAGCGCCAACATCCGCACCAACACTGCGCTGCGGATCGCCCTTCGAGTGCTAGATGCCGCCGACTCGGTCGACGTGCTCGACAGCCCCAAGGCCGCGACTATCGGTCGGCACCAACCCGGTCGCGCCCTCGCCCGTTTCGGACCCGGCGAGTTGGTCGAGTTCCAATGCGCCCTGGTGACCGGGGTGACCGCCGCCCATCGGGGCCCTCGGGTGATTCCTGCCCCCGACGGCATTCCCTCGCTCCCGCCAGCGCCCGCCTCTGATGATGAAGCCCCCAGCGATCTGGCCCGGCTGGCCGCAGCAGCGAACTTGGCCTGGGAAAGCTGGAAAGGCATCCCGCCCCGTCGGCCCTGGCCCGATCCCCTGCCTTCGATGGTCTCGCTCGACGAACTGGCCCCCGAAATCCCGGACACGAGCGCCGGCGTGGCTTTCGCCTTGGCCGACGAACCCGATCGGCAGCGCCAATACCCCCTTATGTGGAATCCCGACCAGGGCAACATCCTCTTCGCAGGCAATCCCGGCAGCGGCACCACCACCGTGCTGGGATCGCTGGCCGTTGCCCTCGCTTCTCGCTACCAGCCCAGCGAGTGCCACCTCTACGCCGTTGACTCCGGTTCCGGCCAACTGGCTCCTTTGGAGGACCTCCCCCACTGCGGAGCGGTGGTTGGCCCGGACGAACGCGACCGCATCAGGCGGCTCATCCGCCGGCTGGAAGACGAACTCGACCGGCGGCTGGGGCGGGGCCGGTCTGAGACAGGTGGAGAGCAGCCGTCGCTGGTAGTGGCCCTCATCGACAACTGGGGCGGGCTGGCCAAGAGCTTGGACACCGTGGCCGACCACGCCCTGCTGGCGTCTTTGGAGAGGGTGTGGGCCGAGGGCCCGGCTGTCGGAGTGTTCCTGGCCGCAGCCGTCGACCAACTGTCCAAGGCGAGCCGGTCCATCCAGGCCGCCACACCTCAAACCTTCGTCTTCCGCCTGGGCGACCCTGCGCTGTACCGCCAGTGGGGCGTGTCCGTGGACGATCCGGCCACCTTGTCTCCGGGCCGGGGGTTCGCTATCCCGTCGGGCCTGGAGATTCAAGTGGCGATTCCTTTTGGCGGGCTGGCCGCCGCGGTAGCCGCCCTCGCGACCGCTCACCCCCCAGCCGGTGGTCCACCCCCGGTGGAGAGCTTGCCCACATCAGTCGGACCCGCCCGACTGGACCAGGCCCGATTGGGCGGTAACCCGGTTTATCTGCCCCTGGGGTTGAGCGACGACACCCTGGGCCCCATCGGCCTCACCCTTTATCCCGGCGAGCACGCCCTCATCCTGGGACCATCCCGGTCAGGTCGATCTTCGGCACTGGTGTTGTTGGCCGCAGCCGCAGCCGCCGTAGGAGGGCGGGTTGCCGCTCTGGCCCAACCGGGGTCACCGCTAGCCGACTACCCCGACATCCATGTGGCAGCTAGATGCCTCGATGATCTCCTTTCCGCGGCAGTAGCAGCCCATTTCCCAACTCTGGTGCTCATCGACGACGCCGAGACGGTGGACGACCCCGACGGCGACTTGAAGGCGCTGGCCTCCGATGGCCGCCCCGGCCTGCACATCGTGGCCGCCGGGCGGGCCGACCGCCTCCGCACCGCCTTCGGCCACTGGACCTCAGAAATTCGCTTCTCCCGCACCGGTGTCCTCCTCCAGCCCACTCCTCTTGACGGCGACCTGTTCACCGTCCAACTCCCCACCCGACCCACCCTCCCATCACTCCCCGGCCGTGGCTACCTCATCCAAAACGGCCAACCCTCCATCATCCAGATCGCCCGCTATGGTGACCACGATGACACACCATGA